The following coding sequences are from one Devosia yakushimensis window:
- a CDS encoding DNA cytosine methyltransferase, which yields MNAILHNSFLDFAEAHGFDTTQELVIDCFAGGGGASEGMETAMRDMRLAGLLPEAHRCSVDIAINHDPKAIAMHMANHPRTMHLTADIWTADPLTVTGGIAVGALWASPDCRGFSKAKGGAPVSKSVRSLAWVVAHWAEQVRPREIYMENVEEFQDWGDLDLSSRPDKKLKGKEFKRWVKRFRAMGYAVEWRVLRANFWGAPTIRKRLYIMMRCDGEPIIWPPETHADPKSDEVALGLKEAWPVAADILDWSLDCPSIFMTKQEAKEYTRRTGRRIQRPLAFNSDARIAKGTKRYVTDKGEDAFAVVLNHSGEGFRGQGLDDSFPTVARAHDAHGLVVPHLVSVNHGDSGGRREYPVNEPMGTVETQPSRAIVAAQIAPFLSHGQQGGRSRPADDPTHTITASTKDTNQLVSVFLNKHTSGGVGSDAREGVPTVTANSFIKRPGGASPLGATAVYLAQHNGGPRGPIGRSVDEPVSTLMVEGSQQQLVSAHMLSLKGSDRRAYSVEDGHHALTAQGGHSAVVMPFMTAYFGTDEIGSATDGSFRTVTVKPRFGHVEVTIDAPPLTDAQLDKARQVAAFLRRHGCWDDREFVTVGPWIVVDIGMRMLTPRELASAQGFPPEYILAAPYMGKTLTETDQRHKIGNSVCPDMAKALFKANYRPKPRLIANNDQGWLFDARAAA from the coding sequence GTGAACGCCATCCTGCACAATTCCTTCCTCGACTTTGCGGAGGCCCATGGCTTCGACACCACGCAGGAGCTGGTGATCGACTGCTTTGCCGGCGGCGGCGGGGCCAGCGAGGGCATGGAAACGGCAATGCGCGATATGCGTCTGGCCGGCCTGCTGCCCGAAGCACATCGCTGCTCCGTCGATATCGCGATCAATCACGATCCGAAGGCCATCGCCATGCACATGGCGAACCACCCTAGAACCATGCACCTGACAGCCGATATCTGGACGGCTGATCCGCTGACCGTGACAGGCGGCATCGCCGTCGGCGCGCTCTGGGCATCGCCCGATTGCCGGGGTTTCAGCAAGGCGAAGGGCGGCGCGCCGGTAAGCAAGTCGGTTCGCTCGCTGGCTTGGGTCGTGGCGCACTGGGCCGAACAAGTCCGGCCGCGCGAAATCTACATGGAGAACGTCGAGGAGTTCCAAGACTGGGGCGACCTCGACTTATCCAGCCGCCCCGACAAGAAGCTCAAGGGCAAGGAATTCAAGCGCTGGGTCAAGCGCTTCCGTGCCATGGGCTACGCCGTCGAATGGCGTGTTCTAAGGGCCAATTTCTGGGGGGCGCCAACGATCCGCAAACGCCTCTACATCATGATGCGCTGCGACGGCGAGCCCATCATCTGGCCACCCGAAACCCATGCTGACCCGAAATCCGACGAGGTGGCATTGGGCTTGAAAGAGGCCTGGCCAGTTGCCGCCGATATCCTCGACTGGTCGCTGGACTGCCCCTCCATCTTCATGACGAAGCAAGAGGCCAAGGAGTACACTCGTCGGACAGGTCGGCGCATCCAGCGCCCACTGGCGTTTAACAGCGACGCCCGGATTGCCAAGGGCACCAAGCGCTATGTCACAGACAAGGGCGAAGACGCCTTCGCTGTCGTGCTCAACCATTCCGGCGAGGGCTTCCGCGGGCAAGGGCTCGATGACAGTTTTCCAACCGTAGCTCGGGCGCACGATGCCCATGGGCTGGTCGTGCCTCATCTGGTCAGCGTCAACCATGGGGATAGCGGCGGGCGTAGGGAATATCCCGTCAATGAGCCCATGGGCACAGTGGAAACTCAGCCCAGCCGCGCAATTGTCGCCGCGCAGATCGCGCCGTTTCTGTCCCATGGCCAACAGGGCGGCCGCAGTCGGCCAGCTGATGATCCGACGCATACCATCACGGCTTCGACAAAAGACACCAATCAGCTCGTTTCGGTTTTCTTGAACAAGCACACATCGGGCGGTGTTGGGTCAGATGCTCGCGAAGGTGTCCCAACGGTCACGGCGAACTCGTTCATCAAGCGCCCGGGCGGCGCCTCCCCGCTCGGCGCAACAGCGGTCTACCTCGCGCAGCACAATGGCGGCCCAAGGGGTCCGATCGGGCGGTCTGTCGACGAGCCTGTTTCGACCTTGATGGTCGAGGGGTCACAACAGCAGCTGGTATCCGCCCATATGCTGTCGTTGAAGGGCAGCGACCGCCGGGCATATTCGGTTGAGGATGGCCATCATGCCCTGACGGCCCAAGGTGGCCACTCGGCCGTCGTCATGCCCTTCATGACGGCATACTTCGGTACCGACGAGATCGGCAGCGCCACAGACGGCTCGTTCCGCACCGTCACCGTCAAGCCCAGGTTCGGGCATGTCGAAGTGACTATCGACGCTCCGCCCCTGACCGACGCCCAGCTCGACAAGGCCAGGCAGGTTGCGGCGTTCCTACGTCGGCACGGCTGCTGGGATGACCGTGAATTTGTCACGGTCGGGCCGTGGATCGTGGTGGACATCGGCATGCGCATGCTGACACCCCGCGAACTGGCCAGCGCGCAAGGTTTCCCTCCCGAATACATCCTCGCCGCGCCTTACATGGGCAAGACGCTCACCGAGACCGACCAGCGCCACAAGATCGGCAATTCTGTCTGCCCGGACATGGCCAAGGCCCTGTTTAAAGCAAATTACCGGCCCAAACCGCGCCTGATTGCAAACAATGATCAGGGCTGGCTGTTCGACGCGAGGGCAGCGGCATGA
- a CDS encoding helix-turn-helix domain-containing protein, giving the protein MLSDLEQRQQNEIETLRERIRQLEELLLPSNIPVPVEWCLTGKEMRVFSHLASRDMGTKASIMAALYSDRIDEEPNPKIVDVFVCKLRAKLKPYNVHIRTIWGTGYALDDREQFLMAVPA; this is encoded by the coding sequence ATGCTTAGTGACCTGGAGCAACGGCAGCAGAATGAAATCGAGACGCTGCGCGAGCGCATCCGCCAGCTCGAAGAGCTGCTTCTCCCATCCAACATTCCGGTTCCGGTTGAATGGTGCCTGACCGGCAAAGAAATGCGGGTCTTTTCGCATCTGGCCTCACGCGACATGGGTACCAAGGCCTCGATCATGGCGGCGCTCTATAGCGACCGTATTGATGAAGAGCCCAACCCGAAAATCGTCGACGTTTTCGTCTGCAAGCTCCGGGCGAAGCTCAAACCCTACAATGTCCATATCCGGACCATCTGGGGCACGGGCTACGCACTCGATGACCGCGAACAGTTTCTGATGGCGGTGCCGGCATGA
- a CDS encoding DUF6551 family protein yields the protein MKREIAALKLPDLKKAVIVGAPPRLAMVDPKTLYVDDSYQRGLSERSMRLVRKIVEEWDWSAYKPPIVVEIDGRREVIDGQHTAIAAATHGGIAEIPILVTEADALAGRANAFVRHNRDRIQVTPTQLHNAMVAAGDEDALTIDQVCQRAGVKILRNPPQMGKFAPGETVAITTVRSLISRRHPIGARKVLEICVATGAAPVSADLIKAVECLLFAEEYKGEIDPERIAPIISALGESLANDAERFAAERKVQRWRAMASVIFMNKRRGRNA from the coding sequence ATGAAGCGCGAGATCGCCGCCCTCAAGCTGCCTGACCTCAAAAAGGCCGTCATCGTCGGGGCCCCGCCGCGTCTGGCCATGGTGGACCCGAAAACACTTTACGTCGACGATAGCTACCAGCGCGGCCTGTCCGAACGCTCCATGCGCCTCGTCCGAAAAATTGTCGAGGAATGGGATTGGTCTGCCTACAAGCCCCCTATCGTGGTGGAGATTGACGGGCGGCGCGAAGTGATCGACGGCCAGCATACGGCCATCGCTGCAGCCACCCACGGCGGCATCGCCGAAATCCCGATTCTGGTTACCGAAGCCGACGCTCTGGCGGGTCGCGCCAATGCCTTTGTCCGGCACAACCGGGACCGCATCCAGGTCACCCCGACCCAGCTGCACAATGCCATGGTGGCGGCTGGTGACGAAGACGCACTGACCATCGATCAGGTGTGTCAGCGCGCCGGCGTGAAGATCCTGCGCAATCCGCCGCAGATGGGCAAATTCGCTCCCGGCGAGACGGTCGCGATAACCACCGTCCGCAGCCTGATCAGCCGGCGCCACCCTATCGGCGCCCGCAAGGTCCTCGAAATCTGTGTGGCCACCGGCGCCGCGCCGGTCTCCGCGGACCTGATCAAGGCCGTCGAATGCCTGCTCTTTGCCGAAGAATACAAGGGTGAGATCGATCCCGAGCGCATTGCGCCCATCATCAGTGCCTTGGGCGAAAGCCTGGCCAATGATGCGGAACGGTTTGCCGCAGAACGCAAGGTCCAGCGCTGGCGCGCCATGGCCTCCGTCATCTTCATGAACAAGCGTCGAGGCCGCAATGCTTAG
- a CDS encoding DNA-methyltransferase translates to MSNPLYLLNGRATIHIGDVIARLRDLPDGFFDCVVTSPPYWGVRDYEVIGQMGMERTLAEHIEVMVAVFEEIRRVLKPAGTVWLNYGDSFAGTPNGRSAAATRALGNDDRTFRDKPFSTVGTGPLGADFMDRPFRDVVNAIKAKDLCMVPNILALALRAAGWWVRQENVWGKSNPMPDSAGKYRPSTAHEKIWMLAKSKQYLYDHAAVAMPASGTAHARTALVPAKDTRPGVTPKSAPEKSLVRAKESFHASTTKIPDTRYLRNFEPAPISAWQFNSVGFTEAHFATFPPELAERCINAGCPANGLVLDPFGGSGTTALVALRMGRRAHLIELKPEYADMARKRLERDWMGEDERRRAIAKDKGTPPPGPLFETPLEAAE, encoded by the coding sequence GTGAGTAATCCGCTCTATCTCCTCAACGGTCGTGCCACGATCCATATCGGCGATGTCATCGCGCGGCTGCGCGATCTGCCGGATGGCTTCTTCGATTGCGTCGTGACCTCTCCACCATATTGGGGTGTGCGCGACTACGAAGTGATCGGGCAGATGGGCATGGAACGTACCCTTGCCGAGCACATCGAGGTCATGGTCGCCGTGTTCGAAGAGATCCGACGGGTCCTCAAGCCCGCCGGCACCGTGTGGCTGAACTATGGCGATTCATTCGCCGGCACGCCCAACGGCCGCAGCGCTGCAGCAACCCGCGCGCTCGGCAATGACGATCGAACCTTTCGCGACAAACCCTTTTCTACCGTGGGCACAGGACCGCTAGGCGCAGATTTTATGGACCGCCCTTTCCGGGACGTGGTCAATGCGATCAAGGCCAAAGACCTTTGCATGGTACCAAACATTCTGGCGTTGGCGCTGCGCGCCGCCGGCTGGTGGGTGCGGCAAGAGAATGTCTGGGGCAAGTCCAACCCCATGCCGGATTCGGCGGGCAAATATCGCCCGTCCACCGCACACGAAAAAATCTGGATGCTCGCCAAGAGCAAGCAGTATCTCTACGACCATGCCGCCGTGGCAATGCCAGCGAGCGGCACGGCACACGCCCGCACCGCCCTGGTGCCGGCCAAAGACACCCGTCCGGGCGTAACCCCCAAGAGCGCGCCGGAGAAGTCATTGGTGCGAGCTAAAGAGAGCTTCCACGCCTCGACCACCAAAATCCCCGACACACGCTATCTGCGCAACTTCGAACCGGCCCCTATTTCCGCTTGGCAGTTTAATTCTGTCGGCTTCACCGAAGCCCATTTCGCGACCTTCCCGCCAGAGCTGGCGGAACGCTGCATCAACGCGGGCTGCCCTGCCAACGGGCTGGTGCTCGACCCCTTCGGCGGCTCCGGTACCACCGCCCTGGTAGCGCTCCGCATGGGTCGCCGGGCCCATCTGATCGAGCTTAAGCCCGAATACGCCGACATGGCGCGGAAGCGCCTTGAGCGCGACTGGATGGGCGAGGACGAGCGCCGCCGCGCCATCGCCAAGGACAAGGGCACCCCACCGCCCGGCCCATTGTTTGAAACACCTTTGGAGGCAGCTGAATGA
- a CDS encoding DUF2312 domain-containing protein, with protein MAEDSVAQDQLRAFIERIERMEEEKAAIASDIKEIYAEAKGNGFDTKILRKIVAIRKQDANERMEQEALLELYMSALGMVAAPAEG; from the coding sequence ATGGCCGAAGACAGCGTAGCCCAGGACCAGTTGCGAGCGTTCATCGAACGCATCGAGCGGATGGAGGAAGAGAAAGCCGCGATCGCCTCCGACATCAAGGAAATCTATGCCGAGGCCAAGGGCAACGGCTTCGATACCAAGATCCTGCGCAAGATTGTGGCCATCCGGAAACAGGACGCCAATGAGCGCATGGAGCAGGAAGCCCTGCTCGAGCTCTACATGTCCGCCCTGGGCATGGTCGCCGCGCCGGCGGAGGGCTGA
- a CDS encoding helix-turn-helix domain-containing protein produces the protein MLPDMPDTSNQAIGRRLVAVREARGHLQATMAKLMDVSYQRWGNYERGERFPPPDLLARFWQLTGATSDFILFGHMNGLPYELAEKLRATASKKLTDTKDAATG, from the coding sequence ATGCTGCCGGACATGCCAGACACATCAAACCAAGCCATAGGCCGCCGATTGGTCGCTGTGCGCGAAGCACGCGGTCACTTGCAGGCAACCATGGCTAAACTCATGGACGTCAGCTACCAGCGCTGGGGCAATTACGAGCGTGGTGAGCGCTTTCCCCCGCCGGATTTGCTGGCGCGCTTCTGGCAACTGACCGGCGCAACCTCCGACTTCATCCTGTTCGGCCACATGAACGGGCTGCCGTATGAGCTGGCGGAGAAGCTACGCGCCACCGCCAGCAAGAAGCTCACCGACACCAAAGACGCCGCCACCGGCTAA
- a CDS encoding helix-turn-helix domain-containing protein has protein sequence MSHAAMNWALKQRGFKPAVWKVLVHLADRHNADSGYCFGHQEKLAHECEVSRASLNRHLTELEEAGLVRRVAAKDPVTGMQLSTRYYIAFDTDFATLDVVGRVSNCDTDTRVSKTAKSVSHSSETLITSKITSKIPLTPQQGEAEAIPDVDPDAFARIWEMWPEGGQGSRDSAQRAYEQLGPDDTADIVAVFTLMVSTVSARWYRRSLPIPNLTTTIRERAFRAFANDPPTIDDDGYFVVTPDRPEWRPWLAAMRKQHGEKGERATTERGWLLVTTRWPSGERA, from the coding sequence ATGAGCCACGCCGCGATGAACTGGGCTCTGAAACAGCGCGGGTTCAAGCCCGCCGTATGGAAGGTGCTGGTGCATCTGGCCGACCGGCACAATGCCGACTCCGGCTACTGTTTTGGGCATCAGGAAAAGCTCGCCCACGAATGCGAAGTGTCGCGCGCATCGCTCAACCGGCATCTGACCGAGCTTGAGGAAGCCGGGCTGGTCCGGCGTGTCGCCGCCAAAGACCCGGTGACGGGCATGCAACTCAGCACCCGGTATTACATCGCCTTCGATACCGATTTCGCCACACTAGATGTAGTAGGCCGTGTCTCAAATTGCGACACGGATACCCGTGTCTCAAAAACCGCTAAATCCGTGTCTCACAGCTCTGAGACACTAATAACCAGTAAGATAACCAGTAAGATTCCCCTTACCCCACAGCAGGGTGAGGCCGAGGCCATACCAGATGTAGACCCCGATGCCTTTGCCCGTATCTGGGAGATGTGGCCCGAGGGGGGGCAGGGGAGCCGTGATAGTGCCCAGCGGGCTTACGAACAGCTCGGGCCTGATGACACAGCCGATATCGTCGCTGTCTTCACGCTGATGGTCTCGACCGTTTCGGCGCGCTGGTATCGGCGGTCGCTGCCTATCCCGAACCTGACCACCACGATCCGCGAACGCGCTTTCCGCGCCTTTGCCAACGATCCGCCCACCATCGACGACGATGGCTATTTCGTGGTGACGCCTGACCGGCCCGAATGGCGGCCGTGGCTCGCTGCGATGCGCAAACAGCATGGCGAAAAGGGTGAGCGAGCGACCACGGAACGAGGCTGGTTGCTCGTGACGACGCGCTGGCCGTCGGGAGAACGGGCATGA
- a CDS encoding terminase small subunit has translation MRKRTPAQTKEEIARAKARAIADKYFEADGEPIGLGDREHAPGLDGGATKKLTPKEFLFCQEYLVDFNGTQAAIRAGYSEKTAAAIAYENLRKPHIRRCITELMKERSARTKWDADKLLQRLGDELEADINDIHNPDGSMKPIADWPLVFRQGLVEGLKVREELTPDGEVVSARIVEYRTASRSKLKEMIGKHVDVQAFKEKRELDVAEGGPLAQLLTQLQGTSIRPTQAPPISLPVTNPDLIDDDEGDDE, from the coding sequence ATGAGGAAGCGCACCCCCGCCCAGACCAAAGAGGAGATCGCCCGGGCCAAGGCTAGGGCGATAGCCGATAAGTATTTCGAGGCCGATGGCGAGCCCATTGGTCTGGGGGATCGGGAGCACGCGCCCGGTCTTGACGGTGGTGCGACGAAGAAGCTGACCCCGAAAGAGTTCCTGTTCTGCCAGGAATATCTGGTGGACTTCAACGGGACACAGGCCGCGATCCGCGCCGGGTACAGCGAGAAGACCGCAGCCGCCATCGCCTATGAGAACCTGAGAAAACCTCATATCCGCCGCTGCATCACCGAACTGATGAAAGAGCGGTCGGCCCGGACGAAATGGGATGCGGACAAGCTGCTGCAACGGCTGGGGGACGAGCTCGAGGCGGATATCAACGATATCCACAATCCTGACGGGTCAATGAAGCCCATTGCCGACTGGCCGCTGGTGTTTCGGCAGGGGCTGGTCGAAGGCCTCAAGGTCCGCGAGGAGCTGACACCTGACGGGGAAGTCGTGTCGGCGCGGATCGTCGAATACCGGACGGCTAGCCGCAGCAAGCTCAAGGAAATGATCGGCAAGCACGTCGACGTGCAGGCCTTCAAGGAAAAGCGCGAGCTCGACGTGGCCGAGGGTGGCCCGCTGGCCCAGCTGCTGACCCAGCTGCAGGGCACATCGATCCGGCCCACCCAGGCGCCGCCGATATCGCTGCCGGTCACGAATCCCGACCTGATCGACGATGACGAGGGCGACGATGAGTGA